In the genome of Paenibacillus pabuli, the window TCCATCCAGCGTATAGGAGCCCAGGTTGGCAGGCAGTAAGTAACATTGTCCAGCTTTTAACTCAATTTTATCCGATTCCGAGTTATCCCACTCCAGCGATCCACTACCTTCACAAACAACAAGAATAGTGAAGCTATCAGCATGTGTAGAGAGTTCCCAGCGTTCTGAAACAATCCCTTTTTCCACCACAAAATAAGGGCATTCCGCAAGCTTCAGCCACTCACCTGGAGTTGCGTTATTGGTCTTCATCGTCGTGGCGCCAGCACCCTCATAAGCCGTTACATTCAGTGAATCCTCAACATGCAGCTCACGTGGTTTGCCATCCAGGCCTGGACGATTGTAATCGTAGATCCGGTATGTTGTATCCGAGTTTTGCTGAATCTCAGCAACAACGACACCTGCACATAGAGCGTGTACCGTTCCCGCAGGGATAAAGAATGTATCTCCAGCTTCTACAGGTACTTGACGAAGGGTATCCATGACTGTACCATTCTCCAGCGCTTCCTTCAGTACTTCACGATCAACGCCTTCATTTAAGCCGTAGATGATGTGTGCTCCTGGTTTGGCATCCAGCACATACCACATTTCCGTTTTGCCAAGCTCACCGGGAGGGAGCGCTTCATAATCATCTGTTGGATGAACTTGTACGGACAGATCATCGTTACAGTCAAGCAATTTGATCAGAAGAGGGAATCGTCCGCCCTTTTCCGAAACACCTTTGGTTCCAAGCCATGCTGTGCCCAGTTGTTCACGAACTTCGTCCAGACCTTTTCCAGCAAGTGCTCCATTTAATACCTTGGTTGTACCATTTGGATGATCCGCAATCATCCAGCCTTCTCCTATATGTCCTTCAGGTGGCGTCAGGCCGAATTGCTCCAGCGCGCGGCCTCCCCATACACGTTCTTTGAACTCTGGTTGAAATTGAAGTGGGTATGGCGTAGGCATTTCTAATCTCTCCTCTAGTATATGAAATGGTGGATCGCTTTAATCAATCATGGCCGCGTATACAGCATGAACGTAACAGTGAAGAATACGGTTGCACGTCTTTATGTAGTACACAAATCGCATGAATCAAACCAAAGTTTGCTTTGTTGCGACTGTGTCTAGTTTATTGTATTTGTGGGATAAAGGAAATTATTTTTTCTCGATGCCAATCAGAAAAGGAGAGGCTTCACGCTGCAATTGGCGATAGATCACCACCTGTGCCTTCTCTACAGGCAGAGCAGAAGACCACTTCAGTACCGCTTCCGCTTCCTGTGACCCTCCATCATGACCTGGATACAGCACAACGGTAATAATTCCACGTGGCTTGAGCAATGCCAGAGCAGCATGAAGTGCAGCAATGGTACTGTCTGTTTCCGTGATTATGGTGGAGTCAGCACCTTCCGAAGGCAGGTACCCCAGGTTGAACATTACAGCACCCACGTTACCCTGCCATGTTTCAGGAACGGCCTCAGCCATTCGATCATGGCTTAATTGAAGCATGGAGATGGAGCCCAACTTGGCACTGTCCTCTTGTTTGCGAATACGGGCTTGTGCCAAGGTTAGTGCCTCACTCTGAATATCGAAACCAATGACTTGCCCGCGTTTACCCACTTTTTGTGCCAAAAACAGAGTATCCGCCCCCGTTCCAACCGTTGCATCAATAGCTAGATCTCCAGGCTGTAAACGGGAAGAAATCCATTGATGAGCACAACTTAAAACCGAAAGAAAGCCCATCTTAAGCCCCCCTCCAGTATTTACCCTGCCAGGAATCCCGCTCACGCAGCTCACGATCAATGGAATTCAACACTTCCCATTTGTTCATGGACCACATCGGACCAATCAGCAAATCACGCGGTGCATCCCCTGTAAGGCGGTGTACAATCATTTCAGGTGGCAGCATCTCCAGCGTATCGACGATCAGTTTAATGTACTCGTCCTGTTCCAGGAAACGAAGAAGCCCGGCTTCATACTGCTTCACCATTGGCGTTTTGCGCATCAGATGAAGCAGATGAATTTTGATCCCCTGCACATCCATGTTGGCAACAGCCCGTCCGGTATCCAGCATCATTTCATGGGTTTCCTGAGGCAGTCCGTAAATAATATGTGTACACACCCGAATATTCCGTTTGCGCAGCTTCGCAACGGCTTCCTCATAACACTGAGTATCATGCGCGCGGTTAATTAGGGTTGACGTGGATTCGTGAATGGTTTGCAGACCCATCTCAACCCATAGGTAGGTGCGTTCATTCAATTCAGCTAAGTAATCAACGACGTCATCCGGTAAACAGTCAGGGCGAGTGGCAATGGACAGACCCACAACACCGGGCTGCTTCAAGATTTCTTCAAAGTACTCACGAAGTTCTTCAACGGGTGCGTATGTGTTGGTATAGGCTTGGAAATAGCCGATGTAATGAGCTGTAGGCCATTTCAGATGCTGCTTATCCCGAATGGTATTGAACTGGGTAACCAAATCATCCCGTCTGCTGCCAGCAAAATCACCAGATCCACGAGCGCTGCAAAATGTACAGCCCCCTTTGGCGATCGACCCATCTCGGTTTGGGCAAGTGAAACCTGCATCCAGCATTACTTTGAAAACCTTATTGTTAAATTCGTCTCTCATTTCGTAATTCCAGGTATGGAATCGTTTATCTCCCCACAGAAGAGGAGGTTGTATTGACGGTGCATTCATCTTCAGGGTACTCCTTTGGCTTACCTAATGGCTTGCTTATTATATTGCCGAATTCGACTCTTTTTGAACTCTTACCATTGTATCAAAAAACTCAAAAAAAGGGGAATCTAGTCACAAAGATAGGCCGAAGAAACCAGGTTTTATTCTTGCTATAGTTTACACATTATGTTATATTTAAACCAGCGTCAGACACCATCTAATGGGTACTATTCATCATAGCATTTGAATCAATATTGACGTCATGGACCATACTATACCGTGAGGTGATATGAATGAATTCCCAAGTTAAAAATAATGATCTTCATCATGTTTCTGTAGAACTGACGGCAGAAGAAGCTTTGGCTTTGACAGGTGTTCGTTTCAATGGCAATCCGAAAGTGAAAGCGGCTGCAAGACAAAAAGTTCGCGATGCTTTCGAAAAGACATTTGATTTTTCACACCAAGATAAGGTAGACTATGAACTATTAAAGTAGTTGGACCCCAATTCCAAATAAATCGAAGAGGGAATCTTTGAGATTTGCCCCAAAGTGGCAGATCCGAAGATTCCTTTTTCATTGCTCTTTACAATTAGCCAGTTCTTCGGCAAAATGATTCTGAGACAAGTATGGATAAACGGAGGAATAAGATGCGTTTACGTGGCAGAAAAGGGATTCGTGAAAATTTGGAGCAGCAAGTTGACCTCGTTGTTCTTGATCCCAAACAGTACAAAGGAAAATGGTCTGAACTGTTTGGCAATGACCATCCAATCTTTGTGGAATTTGGTATGGGTAAAGGTCAATTTATCAGCCAAATGAGTTATAAATATCCGGAATATAATTTCATCGGTATTGATATGTATGATGAATTGGTGCGTCGCGCCAGCGAGAAGGCTCGGAAAGCATGGAGTGAGGCAGGAGTGGAGACACCTCCCAACCTGAAGCTGGCGCTGGCTAATATCGAACAGATTGAGGATGTATTTGAACCGGAAGAACTGGAACGCATTTATCTGAACTTCAGCGATCCTTGGCCAAAAGCCAAACATGCACGCCGTCGTTTGACACATCCTCGCTTCCTGAAGAAATATACGGAACTGCTTAACACCAAAGGACAGATCCATTTCAAAACAGATTCGGAGACATTGTTTGATTTCTCTCTCAATGCGATTGCCGACTTTGGTCTGCAAATGACCAATCTGTCCCTTAACCTGCACCGCGATGGATTGAATGAAGAGCATGTCATGACAGAGTATGAGCAGAAATTCATGGGCAAAGGCATGAACATTCACCGGGTGGAAGTCATTGTTGGTGAAGAGGCTTTGCGCGAGTATCAACAAATCCGCTTAGACAAGTATAAAGTGCGGGAAGCTGCAGACGAGTCTGGAGAAGACCAAGAGTAATAATAAAAAGCGTGATATGCATCTGGCTACCAGACGTTCATATCACGCTTTTTTGTTGTTCTAATTAGACTAAACCTGGTAACAATGCTTGTGGCTCTTTGTTTCAATTCAATTCAATTCAATTCATTTCATTTCATTTCTCTTCACTGCTAAAGCTCCGAATGCAGCTCTTTGCGGCGATAGTCGTTTGGTGTAACCCCGTTGAACTTTTTGAACATGCGATAGAAATAAGAACTGTTGGTGAATCCAGTTTGCTCCGCAATATCGGCTACAGAGTTTTCCGTCTCAATGAGCAGATATTGCGCTTTGGCTATGCGGGTCTCGTTAATCACATCGGTGAGTCCTTTTAAAGTTAGTTGTTTATAGAGTCTGCTGACATATATGGGTGACATCGCTAGTTCATCTGCAATGGAAGTCAGACAAAGATTGGTGTCTGCGTAATCACGCTCAATAATGCAGTTGATTTTGCGAATGAGTTCTTCATGTTTAAGAGTTCGCTTCTCCTCTACTTTGGAGCCAAGTTCGTCAAACATGCGATAGAAGTGTGCGTGAACTTCACTGAGATTCTCTGCATCATGGATCGGAAGCATTGAACGGTCGGAGATGGATTCAAGGGTTAGCTGGTTGTTCTTTTTAAGTGTGTTTCTCACATGATTCAGAGTCATGGTTAGATGGGACAGCGCCAATTGAAATACGGTAAATGGATATGTGGCCGTTTCGCTCACAATGTCTGCATAGACCTGTTTGGCTTCGCCTGTTTTGCCTGTCATCAGGCAATCAATCAACTGTCTCTCTTTTCCAACAGGGAAAGCATACTCCTTGGCATGGTAAGCCATGATGTCCGAGGTATAAATCAGGCATCCAGGACCCATGAACAAACGATGAAGCGATGCTTCTGCTGATTGTGTATAAGAAGCAATACTGTTTTCCAGTGAATCTTCCGCTGGTCCGATGGTAAACGAAATGGAACATCTTAGATGTGTCATCACGGCAGCCTGCATCATGCGCAGCAGGTCCTCAATGGGGCTATGATCATAATCAGCCTCATCCTGAATTTTATCATTAAAGATAAGTGTAATCAGATCACCGCCCATATCCACAGCTTCGGTGTGGAAGTAGAGGTCAGCCGTTTCCGTACAAATGTTCATCATCGCGTATTTTATAAGTTGGACTTCATCCCGGTAGGTATCGCTGAAATCGGTAAAATGATCGATACGAAGCAGTACCAGTCTGGTTAGACGATGAACATCCACAGAAGAGCCATAGAACTTCATTCGTTCCTCCAACATGCCTCCCGTTACCGTTTCCCGTCCTTGCAAGGCCCCGCGCAGAAAATCCTGTCGCAACAGATGCAGACTGCCACGACGCTCGGCCTCCATCACGCGCATACGGACAAGCACTTTATCAATGGGATGATAGAGCTTTCGGGACACGAGGTACGACAAGAACACTCCCGCAATTAATAGCCCAAGACAAAATAGAACGGTGTGTGTCCGCATACTCCGGATATCTGAGGTAATGAGATCATACGGTGTGATCCGGACATAACGCCACCCGAGATTGTCAGGAGCGGTGTAGGTAATGAGAGACTTCTCCCCATCCACCTCTGCGGTAAAGTAGGCAGATTGCCCTGTATTTTGCAGGATCGGATGCATAAACGTTTCATTCGACAGGTCTTTCATTAATGTACGATCGCTAAAATCGGATAATAACTGACCCTGTTCATTGATAATAAATGTTTTCCCTGGCTGATCGGCTGAATTCATATTGGGACTGAGCCAATCGTCTTTGATATTTACGACGACAGCATAATTCAGCGTAGCATTGTCATTGATTGTGTCATAACAGAGATATGTATAGCTGCTGACTTGAGTTTCCTCGGTGGAGCCAACCTGGTAAGTGCGCGGGATCGGAACAAAAGGTTTGTAATCATGGAAGCGGTCGAGGATGCTTTTGATCCCCTGGTCGTCAATTTCAGAAATGGACTGCTGTCCATCTCGGACTTCATTGGAACTGATAAAGAACTCATCATTTTTGGAGTTATATACATAGATGGATTCGATAAAAGGGAGGGACATGCGATAGTTGTCGAGTTGTTCCATCGCTGACGTAATTTCATATATACTCGGATTCGAATATAGCAGCAGGGCAGAGATCGTGTAATCCTGATAAATCTGATAAGACAGTGATTTGGCGGTCTCAGTCATCTTGGAGACTTCCCGGCTGGTCTGGGTGAGACCATTCATATCTGTTCGGTAGACCTGGCGAAGAGCAATACGATTGTAGTTGACGTACAAAATGGCAGAAGCTACAAGTAAGGTGGCAACGGTGCTGACGATAATTCCGATCAGAATCCGTGTAAACACCTTCTGACTGTCTTCCGAATGTTTACGCATAACCTTTCCTCCCGTTGGCCTCCTGTTTTGGGTGAAAAAAAGTATGACTTCATAGTGAAGTGTAGGACTTCATATATGAAGGTGGTGAATCACGGAGATATCTCGAATTATATATTATGTATGCGTTTACATCAACGCTGAACCAGCATGCTATACCCCATTTCCTTAGCTAAAGTTCAACTTTCGCTTTATTGTTCACTAGGCTCAGCGTATGCACGATATCAACTTTTGTGAACGCTCAGCATTCATTTCAGTGTTGGTTCATATTGTTCATATTCCTTTTCGCAGAATCCTTCATGAACCGGCCGGATGATTCAGTATCCGGTAGCGCTCAGGGCATCTACAATAAAAACAGAGCTCCACTGCGCGCCGCGCCGTAAGAAATTCGGGAGGGATCGAGCCATGCTCAAAGAATTGAACAAAAACAAAATCATGTTTCTGATGCTGCTGCCTACACTGATCTTTTTTCTAATCAACTCGTATTTTCCGATGGTCGGCATCTATTACGCGTTTACCCGCTATGATTTTGAAGGGGGGTTGTTCGGAAGCCCGTTTGTGGGCCTGGAGAACTTCAAGTTTTTGTGGCAATCCGGTATGCTGCTGAAACTGACAACCAATACCGTGGGTTACAATTTGGCCTTCATTATACTGGGAAACGGGTTAGCGATCTTTTGTGCGATTTTGCTCAGTGAGATTCGGGGGAAATTGTTTAAGAAAATTACGCAGTCGGTCATGTTTTTACCGTATTTTATCTCGTTTGTTTTACTGAGTGTAATCGCTTACAACATGTTCAACTATGAATCCGGTTTTGTGAACACGGTACTCAAACGTTTTGAGGCAGGTCCAATCGATATTTACAACACACCCTGGATCTGGGTGTTCCTGATCATCATTTTTTATCTGTGGAAAAACCTCGGGTACAGCATGGTCATCTACCTTGCAGCTATTACAGGTATCAGCGATGAGTATTACGAGGCTGCCCGGATTGACGGGGCCAATATCTTTCAGCGTATTTGGTACATCACCGTACCGATGCTAAAACCCACATTTGTCATCCTTCTGTTATTCTCACTCGGCAGCATAATGAAGGGGCAGTTTGATCTCTTTTATCAACTGATTGGAAACAACGGTGTCTTATACAACGCTACAGATATTATCGATACGTATGTGTACCGTTCCCTGAAAGTAACGTTTGATATCGGAATGGCTACCGCGGCGGGACTGTATCAATCGCTGTTTGGTTTTATCCTGATCATGACCGTGAACTATATCATCCGCAAAGTCAATGAAGACTACGCCTTGTTCTAAAACGCCCCCCAGGGCAGAAGGGAGAAACATCATGCATACACGTGCCAGAGATTCCGAATTTACCTTGTTGTTTCAAGTTATCGCTTACATCGTAATCCTGCTTCTTTCCTTAATCTGTATCGTGCCATTTATTTTGATTTTATCCGGTTCATTCAGCAGCAACGAATCTATTGTGAGAGAAGGGTATCACCTTTTTCCCACCGACTTTTCCCTGGAAGGTTACAAGATGGTGTTCAAATTTCCGACCCAGGTGCTCAAGGCTTATGGCGTGACGGTTTTTACAACTGTTGTAGGTACGGTCCTTGGATTGTTTCTTATTACAATGGCGGGATTTGTACTACAGCGCAAAGACTTTAAATATCGGAACGCCTTCTCGTTTTTCATTTACTTCACAACCCTCTTTGGTGGGGGATTGGTTCCTTGGTACATCATGCTGGCAAACTATTTCAATCTTACGGATACGTATACAGTGTTGATATTTCCGGGACTGATGACGCCATTTCTCATTATCTTGATGAAAAACTTCATTCGTTCAGCTGTTCCGGATGAGCTGATTGAGTCCGCCAAAATCGATGGTGCGAATGATTTCCGCATTTACTTTAGCGTTGTGCTGAAGCTGGCGATGCCCGGCATTGCCACTGTGGGTTTATTTCTGGCACTCGGGTACTGGAACGACTGGTTCACATCCTCTTTGTTCATTAATAACCCGGATA includes:
- a CDS encoding type I phosphomannose isomerase catalytic subunit; translated protein: MPTPYPLQFQPEFKERVWGGRALEQFGLTPPEGHIGEGWMIADHPNGTTKVLNGALAGKGLDEVREQLGTAWLGTKGVSEKGGRFPLLIKLLDCNDDLSVQVHPTDDYEALPPGELGKTEMWYVLDAKPGAHIIYGLNEGVDREVLKEALENGTVMDTLRQVPVEAGDTFFIPAGTVHALCAGVVVAEIQQNSDTTYRIYDYNRPGLDGKPRELHVEDSLNVTAYEGAGATTMKTNNATPGEWLKLAECPYFVVEKGIVSERWELSTHADSFTILVVCEGSGSLEWDNSESDKIELKAGQCYLLPANLGSYTLDGNTTVLRSYLP
- a CDS encoding class I SAM-dependent methyltransferase produces the protein MGFLSVLSCAHQWISSRLQPGDLAIDATVGTGADTLFLAQKVGKRGQVIGFDIQSEALTLAQARIRKQEDSAKLGSISMLQLSHDRMAEAVPETWQGNVGAVMFNLGYLPSEGADSTIITETDSTIAALHAALALLKPRGIITVVLYPGHDGGSQEAEAVLKWSSALPVEKAQVVIYRQLQREASPFLIGIEKK
- a CDS encoding TIGR01212 family radical SAM protein (This family includes YhcC from E. coli K-12, an uncharacterized radical SAM protein.), coding for MNAPSIQPPLLWGDKRFHTWNYEMRDEFNNKVFKVMLDAGFTCPNRDGSIAKGGCTFCSARGSGDFAGSRRDDLVTQFNTIRDKQHLKWPTAHYIGYFQAYTNTYAPVEELREYFEEILKQPGVVGLSIATRPDCLPDDVVDYLAELNERTYLWVEMGLQTIHESTSTLINRAHDTQCYEEAVAKLRKRNIRVCTHIIYGLPQETHEMMLDTGRAVANMDVQGIKIHLLHLMRKTPMVKQYEAGLLRFLEQDEYIKLIVDTLEMLPPEMIVHRLTGDAPRDLLIGPMWSMNKWEVLNSIDRELRERDSWQGKYWRGA
- the trmB gene encoding tRNA (guanosine(46)-N7)-methyltransferase TrmB, which gives rise to MRLRGRKGIRENLEQQVDLVVLDPKQYKGKWSELFGNDHPIFVEFGMGKGQFISQMSYKYPEYNFIGIDMYDELVRRASEKARKAWSEAGVETPPNLKLALANIEQIEDVFEPEELERIYLNFSDPWPKAKHARRRLTHPRFLKKYTELLNTKGQIHFKTDSETLFDFSLNAIADFGLQMTNLSLNLHRDGLNEEHVMTEYEQKFMGKGMNIHRVEVIVGEEALREYQQIRLDKYKVREAADESGEDQE
- a CDS encoding AraC family transcriptional regulator — translated: MRKHSEDSQKVFTRILIGIIVSTVATLLVASAILYVNYNRIALRQVYRTDMNGLTQTSREVSKMTETAKSLSYQIYQDYTISALLLYSNPSIYEITSAMEQLDNYRMSLPFIESIYVYNSKNDEFFISSNEVRDGQQSISEIDDQGIKSILDRFHDYKPFVPIPRTYQVGSTEETQVSSYTYLCYDTINDNATLNYAVVVNIKDDWLSPNMNSADQPGKTFIINEQGQLLSDFSDRTLMKDLSNETFMHPILQNTGQSAYFTAEVDGEKSLITYTAPDNLGWRYVRITPYDLITSDIRSMRTHTVLFCLGLLIAGVFLSYLVSRKLYHPIDKVLVRMRVMEAERRGSLHLLRQDFLRGALQGRETVTGGMLEERMKFYGSSVDVHRLTRLVLLRIDHFTDFSDTYRDEVQLIKYAMMNICTETADLYFHTEAVDMGGDLITLIFNDKIQDEADYDHSPIEDLLRMMQAAVMTHLRCSISFTIGPAEDSLENSIASYTQSAEASLHRLFMGPGCLIYTSDIMAYHAKEYAFPVGKERQLIDCLMTGKTGEAKQVYADIVSETATYPFTVFQLALSHLTMTLNHVRNTLKKNNQLTLESISDRSMLPIHDAENLSEVHAHFYRMFDELGSKVEEKRTLKHEELIRKINCIIERDYADTNLCLTSIADELAMSPIYVSRLYKQLTLKGLTDVINETRIAKAQYLLIETENSVADIAEQTGFTNSSYFYRMFKKFNGVTPNDYRRKELHSEL
- a CDS encoding ABC transporter permease, with translation MLKELNKNKIMFLMLLPTLIFFLINSYFPMVGIYYAFTRYDFEGGLFGSPFVGLENFKFLWQSGMLLKLTTNTVGYNLAFIILGNGLAIFCAILLSEIRGKLFKKITQSVMFLPYFISFVLLSVIAYNMFNYESGFVNTVLKRFEAGPIDIYNTPWIWVFLIIIFYLWKNLGYSMVIYLAAITGISDEYYEAARIDGANIFQRIWYITVPMLKPTFVILLLFSLGSIMKGQFDLFYQLIGNNGVLYNATDIIDTYVYRSLKVTFDIGMATAAGLYQSLFGFILIMTVNYIIRKVNEDYALF
- a CDS encoding carbohydrate ABC transporter permease, with translation MHTRARDSEFTLLFQVIAYIVILLLSLICIVPFILILSGSFSSNESIVREGYHLFPTDFSLEGYKMVFKFPTQVLKAYGVTVFTTVVGTVLGLFLITMAGFVLQRKDFKYRNAFSFFIYFTTLFGGGLVPWYIMLANYFNLTDTYTVLIFPGLMTPFLIILMKNFIRSAVPDELIESAKIDGANDFRIYFSVVLKLAMPGIATVGLFLALGYWNDWFTSSLFINNPDMYQLQFYLYNTMNTITFIDQMAIGTGITLSQDVPTESTKMAMAIVVTGPILFLYPFVQRYFVKGLTIGAVKG